The Blastocatellia bacterium genome includes a region encoding these proteins:
- a CDS encoding DUF4242 domain-containing protein: MPKYVIEREIPDAGKLSAEQLQAISQKSCGVLNELGPSIQWVQSYVTDDKIYCVYIAPNEALVREHAEQGGFPANRISEVKQVIDPTTAEA; this comes from the coding sequence ATGCCGAAATATGTTATTGAGCGAGAGATCCCCGATGCCGGAAAGCTATCCGCCGAGCAGTTGCAGGCGATTTCGCAGAAGTCGTGCGGCGTCTTGAACGAGCTGGGGCCATCCATTCAGTGGGTTCAGAGCTACGTCACCGACGACAAGATTTATTGCGTCTACATCGCGCCGAATGAAGCGCTGGTTCGCGAGCACGCCGAGCAAGGCGGCTTCCCGGCGAACCGCATCTCGGAAGTCAAGCAGGTGATCGATCCGACGACAGCGGAAGCCTAG
- a CDS encoding thiamine pyrophosphate-dependent dehydrogenase E1 component subunit alpha, giving the protein MEKTQQLDLLYFMRLTRSLEDRLDNLLKQGKIVGGLFRSLGQEATAVGSAYALDKSHGDILSPLTRDLGAMMVMGAQPREVFSSYLWRRTSLNHGRDQNIHITDMARGFIGTVSPLGTLVSVMNGVVLAARMRKKKTVGMVYIGDGGTSTGAFHEAANFAAVQNLPLVIVGEHNGFAYSTPTSRQMRVLNIADRAKAYGMPTEIVDGNDVLAVYGAARRAVERARSGGGPTLVEAKTFRLRGHAAHDNQSYVAKELLEQWQRRDPIGNFEKQLLKNKVATAEEIEAVNRRVNALLEEDLAWTESQPPPEPEEALGGVYADDHKPSAIGAGS; this is encoded by the coding sequence ATGGAGAAGACTCAACAACTCGACCTGCTCTACTTCATGCGGCTGACGCGGTCGCTGGAAGACCGGCTCGACAACCTGCTCAAGCAGGGCAAGATCGTCGGCGGATTATTTCGCAGCCTCGGCCAGGAAGCGACGGCGGTGGGCTCGGCTTACGCGCTCGATAAAAGCCACGGCGATATACTCTCGCCGCTGACCCGCGACCTCGGCGCGATGATGGTGATGGGCGCCCAGCCGCGCGAAGTCTTCTCGTCATACCTGTGGCGGCGCACGTCGCTCAATCACGGGCGCGATCAAAACATTCACATCACCGACATGGCGCGCGGCTTTATCGGCACCGTCAGTCCGCTCGGCACGCTGGTTTCGGTGATGAATGGCGTCGTGCTGGCGGCGCGCATGCGGAAGAAGAAGACGGTCGGCATGGTTTACATCGGCGACGGCGGCACCAGCACCGGCGCGTTTCACGAGGCCGCGAACTTCGCGGCGGTGCAGAACCTGCCGCTGGTAATCGTCGGCGAGCACAATGGCTTTGCGTATTCGACGCCGACTAGCCGTCAGATGCGCGTCTTGAATATCGCCGACCGCGCCAAGGCGTATGGCATGCCGACCGAAATCGTTGATGGCAACGACGTGCTGGCGGTGTACGGGGCGGCGCGGCGAGCGGTCGAGCGAGCGCGCTCGGGCGGCGGGCCGACGCTCGTCGAAGCCAAGACGTTTCGCCTGCGCGGCCACGCGGCGCACGACAATCAATCGTACGTCGCGAAAGAGTTGCTTGAGCAATGGCAGCGGCGCGACCCCATCGGCAACTTTGAAAAGCAGTTGCTGAAGAATAAAGTCGCCACCGCCGAAGAGATCGAAGCCGTCAACCGGCGCGTCAATGCGTTATTGGAAGAAGACCTCGCGTGGACCGAGAGTCAGCCGCCGCCTGAGCCGGAAGAGGCGCTCGGCGGCGTCTATGCCGACGACCATAAGCCCAGCGCCATCGGCGCCGGCTCGTAG
- a CDS encoding outer membrane beta-barrel protein — translation MRLRTIGAIVTLLLCVSAASAQQAELGLTVGALKTGGGNLATSSSDPTAHSGNSFALQADLSARFFTVGLASLYFDFPVAVTPKTNIITSNALSVRSYSSLYFTPGVKLKLLPLARISPYVVGGIGLARLSPSDTLVNGQPVTSDTKVNVAYSFGGGVDVKWAPHISLRGEIRDYNTVTPAFTLTLFEKRQNNALISGGVVLRF, via the coding sequence ATGAGGTTGAGAACGATTGGCGCCATCGTCACGCTGCTATTGTGCGTATCGGCGGCCTCGGCGCAGCAAGCTGAACTGGGGCTGACGGTCGGTGCTTTGAAGACCGGCGGCGGCAACCTGGCAACCAGCAGCAGCGATCCGACGGCGCACAGCGGCAACAGCTTTGCGCTACAAGCCGACCTGTCGGCGCGCTTCTTCACGGTCGGGCTGGCGTCGCTTTATTTCGACTTCCCGGTGGCGGTGACGCCGAAGACCAACATCATCACCTCGAACGCGCTGTCAGTGCGCAGCTACTCGTCGCTCTATTTCACGCCGGGCGTCAAGCTGAAGCTCTTGCCCCTGGCCCGGATTTCGCCTTACGTGGTCGGCGGCATCGGCCTGGCGCGGCTCAGCCCGAGCGACACCCTTGTCAATGGCCAGCCGGTCACAAGCGACACCAAGGTCAACGTCGCGTACAGCTTTGGCGGCGGCGTTGACGTGAAGTGGGCGCCGCACATCAGCCTGCGTGGCGAGATCCGCGATTACAACACCGTCACACCGGCCTTCACCCTGACGCTGTTTGAAAAGCGTCAAAACAATGCCTTGATCAGCGGCGGCGTCGTGCTGCGATTTTGA